One stretch of Deltaproteobacteria bacterium DNA includes these proteins:
- a CDS encoding cold-shock protein translates to MAIGHVKWFNPEKGFGFIRQENGEDVFVHYSAISGEGFRTLEEGQKVEFEITKGPKGLQASNVTKAA, encoded by the coding sequence ATGGCAATCGGTCACGTGAAGTGGTTCAACCCCGAGAAGGGCTTCGGGTTCATCCGCCAAGAGAACGGCGAGGACGTGTTCGTGCACTACTCGGCGATCTCGGGCGAGGGGTTCCGGACGCTCGAAGAGGGTCAGAAGGTCGAGTTCGAGATCACCAAGGGCCCGAAGGGTCTGCAGGCCTCCAACGTCACCAAGGCTGCGTAA
- a CDS encoding M20 family metallopeptidase, producing the protein MDAKTGARERLETRREALIALSHRIHAHPEVGFEEERAAGWLCDDLAAAGFEVTRGVGELPTAFVARAGSGPLHVAFCAEYDALPGIGHACGHNMIAAMAVGAASAAARIADDVGLTVSVIGTPAEEGGGGKILLLDRGAFAGVHAAMMVHPAPMDVVEQPFLACAQFEVRYTGKEAHASAFPERGINAADALTVAQTAIGCLRQHIRQTDRVHGIVTHGGDAPNIVPAHTAAHYIVRARTLAELDEIHGKVVRCFEAGALATGSTLEIKEDHLPYAEVKPDADIAAAYRRNVIALGRVLPDLGPMLERMAGSTDMGNVSLALPSIHPMIGIESLPAVNHQPEFTAHCATPVADRAVMDGALAMAWTAIDLASDPVMVARLRAPR; encoded by the coding sequence ATGGACGCGAAGACCGGCGCGCGTGAGCGTCTCGAGACCCGGCGCGAGGCGTTGATCGCGCTCAGCCATCGCATCCACGCGCACCCCGAGGTGGGGTTCGAGGAGGAGCGCGCGGCCGGTTGGCTTTGCGACGACCTCGCCGCGGCCGGCTTCGAGGTCACGCGCGGCGTCGGGGAGCTGCCGACCGCGTTCGTGGCGCGCGCGGGAAGCGGTCCGCTGCACGTCGCATTCTGCGCGGAGTACGATGCGCTTCCCGGCATCGGCCATGCCTGCGGCCACAACATGATCGCCGCGATGGCGGTCGGCGCCGCGTCGGCGGCCGCGCGGATCGCCGACGATGTCGGCTTGACGGTGAGCGTGATCGGGACGCCCGCCGAGGAGGGTGGCGGCGGCAAGATCCTGCTCCTCGACCGCGGCGCCTTCGCCGGCGTCCATGCGGCCATGATGGTGCACCCCGCGCCGATGGACGTCGTCGAGCAGCCGTTTCTCGCCTGCGCGCAGTTCGAGGTCCGGTACACGGGCAAGGAGGCGCACGCCTCCGCGTTCCCCGAGCGCGGCATCAACGCGGCCGACGCGCTCACCGTGGCGCAGACCGCGATCGGTTGTCTCCGCCAGCACATCCGCCAGACGGACCGCGTCCACGGCATCGTCACGCACGGCGGCGACGCGCCGAACATCGTGCCGGCGCATACCGCCGCGCACTACATCGTCCGCGCCCGGACGCTCGCCGAGCTCGACGAGATCCACGGCAAGGTCGTGCGCTGCTTCGAGGCGGGAGCGCTCGCCACGGGCTCCACGCTCGAGATCAAGGAGGATCACCTGCCGTACGCGGAGGTGAAGCCCGACGCCGACATCGCCGCCGCGTATCGCCGGAACGTGATCGCGCTCGGCCGCGTCCTCCCGGATCTCGGCCCGATGCTCGAGCGCATGGCGGGATCGACCGACATGGGCAACGTGTCGCTCGCGCTGCCGTCGATCCATCCGATGATCGGCATCGAGTCGCTGCCCGCGGTGAACCACCAGCCGGAGTTCACCGCGCACTGCGCGACGCCGGTCGCGGACCGCGCCGTCATGGACGGGGCGCTGGCGATGGCGTGGACGGCGATCGACCTCGCGAGCGATCCGGTGATGGTGGCGCGCCTGCGCGCGCCGCGCTGA